One Roseimaritima multifibrata DNA window includes the following coding sequences:
- a CDS encoding DUF1501 domain-containing protein, protein MSRSPLCRPHEHRLSRRHFMGAGAATLGFGNMLRPVVAEDLRDKDRQVLCIWLDGGMSQLESWDPKPNTQFGGPFRAIPTSVPGIHVSELLPKTAQQMHHLAILRSVHTQDNSHSAGVARINRGDPKERGVVYPYLGSAVAKLMGPTKTGLPPYVWVKPGSGGFKTQDAGFLGPSYGALALGDAKPPANLLPHPSLTSADYQLRQELRTRFNERFGKRRFNNEMAADTSVYDIAQTLMRRMDLFDESKVPAKDVVRYGSHELGRHLLMGRRLIEAGVRFVKVNSYHWDSHGDHFNSSDCLHRQFDQPFAALIEDLADRSLLDNVLVIVLSEFGRTPRINSHCGRDHWPEAWSVAMAGCGIQRGAVVGATNALGTFVEGPEHDIGHLFHTWFQALGIPKEHMEYINQDQPLPVAHDDFSAISELLS, encoded by the coding sequence ATGTCTAGATCGCCCCTTTGTCGTCCACACGAACATCGGCTCTCACGCCGTCACTTTATGGGTGCTGGAGCCGCAACGTTGGGCTTTGGAAACATGCTCCGTCCCGTTGTAGCCGAAGACCTTCGCGACAAAGATCGACAGGTGCTTTGTATTTGGCTGGACGGAGGGATGAGCCAATTAGAAAGCTGGGACCCGAAACCGAATACCCAGTTTGGCGGTCCCTTTCGGGCCATCCCGACCTCGGTCCCCGGGATTCACGTCTCGGAACTGCTTCCCAAAACCGCTCAGCAGATGCATCACCTTGCGATCCTGCGCAGCGTCCACACGCAGGACAACAGCCACTCCGCCGGAGTGGCACGCATTAATCGTGGCGACCCCAAGGAACGCGGCGTTGTCTATCCCTATCTTGGCTCGGCCGTTGCCAAACTGATGGGTCCAACAAAGACCGGACTGCCCCCTTACGTTTGGGTGAAGCCGGGTAGCGGTGGATTCAAAACACAGGACGCTGGATTCCTAGGGCCATCTTATGGTGCCCTCGCACTAGGAGACGCCAAACCACCCGCAAACTTGCTTCCACATCCATCTTTGACCAGTGCGGACTACCAACTGCGACAGGAACTCCGCACCCGTTTCAACGAACGCTTTGGAAAACGCCGATTCAACAATGAAATGGCCGCGGATACCAGCGTCTACGACATCGCTCAAACACTAATGCGCAGGATGGACCTGTTTGATGAGTCCAAGGTTCCCGCAAAAGATGTTGTTCGTTATGGATCCCATGAATTGGGACGACATCTCTTGATGGGGCGGCGATTGATCGAAGCGGGTGTCCGATTTGTGAAGGTTAACTCCTATCACTGGGACAGCCACGGTGACCATTTTAATTCCAGCGATTGCCTTCATCGACAATTTGATCAACCTTTCGCAGCGCTTATTGAAGATCTAGCGGATCGAAGTCTGTTGGACAATGTACTGGTAATTGTATTAAGCGAATTTGGACGGACCCCGCGTATTAACTCGCACTGCGGACGCGACCATTGGCCCGAAGCTTGGTCGGTCGCGATGGCAGGTTGCGGGATTCAAAGAGGGGCCGTCGTAGGGGCGACCAATGCCTTGGGCACTTTTGTCGAAGGTCCCGAACACGACATCGGTCATCTGTTTCATACATGGTTTCAAGCGTTGGGAATTCCTAAAGAGCACATGGAATACATCAATCAGGACCAACCGTTGCCGGTCGCACATGATGATTTCAGTGCTATTTCCGAGTTGCTTTCTTAG
- a CDS encoding DUF1549 domain-containing protein gives MGKLGSLPRYIQTFWLLIICVPAWCDDSQSLHQRLDQIITRQFEDGAEPVIADDAEFFRRVWLDLAGKIPPADVTRQFLADSSPGKRAKVIDQLLAAPTYADRMRDAFDVMLMERRGSHETWQKFLLTAFAENESWDQMVRAMLEPEPSQQSHQGASFFLTKRLEKYGQNPVDHPGLTRDIGRLFLGVDLQCAQCHDHLFVDEYTQLDFQGLLAVTQTLKPDKAAPFPLVTEKPLAEKLEFVSVFESTPATTGPRIPFGKEFEVPTELGDDSKYSPLSLVAAELPVADNSRFSRNIANRIWHLMLGRGLVEPLDSHHADNPPTHPELLELLATELAAHRFDLKWLIREIALSDTYQRSSRVADPSIDPQRLVPHQYVVAIPKRLSAEQAVQSFVQAIDGNKDQEARQEVLSLLEPLFVAALANPAREHEDHRHPSVQSALFFANDNDVLTALQRQPDNLVDRLMGIYDQTALADELYLSIVSRPPSEEERTELASFLNENSDQREARLTHWVWALFASTEFNINH, from the coding sequence TTGGGAAAACTTGGCTCACTCCCTCGCTATATCCAAACTTTTTGGTTGCTAATCATTTGCGTCCCCGCTTGGTGCGATGACAGCCAATCGTTGCATCAGCGTTTGGACCAAATCATAACCAGGCAATTTGAGGATGGAGCGGAACCAGTCATCGCGGATGACGCCGAATTTTTCCGGCGAGTTTGGCTTGATCTTGCGGGAAAGATTCCGCCGGCAGATGTTACGCGGCAGTTCTTGGCCGATTCATCCCCCGGTAAACGGGCAAAAGTTATCGACCAATTATTGGCAGCGCCGACCTATGCAGATCGGATGCGAGATGCGTTTGATGTAATGTTGATGGAACGACGTGGCAGTCATGAAACATGGCAGAAATTCTTACTAACGGCCTTTGCAGAGAATGAATCTTGGGACCAAATGGTTCGGGCGATGCTGGAACCAGAACCCTCACAGCAAAGCCATCAAGGGGCGTCATTCTTTCTAACGAAGCGGCTAGAAAAGTACGGGCAAAATCCAGTTGACCATCCTGGACTGACCCGTGACATCGGGCGACTGTTCCTCGGCGTTGACCTGCAGTGCGCCCAGTGCCACGATCACCTGTTCGTTGACGAATACACACAATTGGATTTCCAAGGGCTGTTGGCCGTTACCCAGACGCTTAAACCAGACAAGGCTGCGCCGTTCCCATTGGTCACTGAAAAGCCGTTGGCAGAGAAACTGGAATTCGTGTCGGTCTTCGAATCGACTCCGGCTACAACCGGCCCACGCATTCCGTTCGGCAAGGAATTTGAAGTGCCGACCGAATTGGGTGACGACAGTAAGTACAGCCCGCTCTCCCTGGTCGCTGCCGAATTGCCAGTTGCCGACAATTCCCGATTCTCGCGAAATATCGCCAATCGAATCTGGCATCTAATGCTCGGCCGCGGCCTTGTTGAGCCTCTGGATTCCCATCATGCCGACAACCCACCAACCCATCCTGAGTTGCTGGAATTATTGGCGACCGAACTGGCAGCCCATCGATTTGATTTGAAGTGGCTGATCCGTGAGATAGCGTTAAGCGACACCTATCAGCGCAGCAGTCGCGTCGCGGACCCCAGCATCGATCCTCAACGGCTAGTTCCGCATCAATACGTCGTGGCGATTCCCAAACGTCTTTCTGCCGAGCAAGCGGTTCAAAGTTTTGTCCAAGCGATCGATGGCAACAAAGATCAGGAGGCACGGCAAGAAGTTCTATCGTTACTGGAACCGCTATTTGTTGCCGCCCTGGCAAATCCAGCCCGCGAACATGAAGACCACCGCCATCCTTCGGTGCAAAGTGCTTTGTTCTTCGCCAACGATAACGATGTGCTTACCGCGTTGCAGCGTCAACCAGACAATTTGGTTGATCGTCTAATGGGGATTTATGACCAGACCGCCTTGGCGGACGAATTGTACCTATCGATTGTCAGTCGTCCGCCCAGTGAAGAAGAGAGAACCGAACTCGCGTCTTTTTTGAACGAAAACAGCGATCAACGCGAGGCCCGCCTGACACACTGGGTGTGGGCTCTATTTGCATCCACGGAATTCAATATCAATCACTGA
- a CDS encoding SDR family oxidoreductase has protein sequence MPSCRTALVTGGSGGIGSEICRRLASDGFRVVVHYGSDQKSADDVVRQIVDGGGTAVASSADITEEADVEKLFDFATSKFGGLDAVVANAGTGGGGPIADVKLSDFKRLLDVNLTGAFLTLREAARRLNEDGRLVFVSSQLAERPRIGTGVYSATKAAVDAMIVAMSHELGGRGITVNSVRPGATEPGMFADSDDDRKQFFRELSPFKRIGHPSDIASVVSFLASKEACWITGQHIRVDGGASN, from the coding sequence ATGCCTAGTTGTCGTACCGCGCTTGTGACTGGTGGTTCGGGTGGCATTGGTAGCGAAATATGTAGGCGGTTAGCCTCGGATGGTTTTCGCGTTGTGGTCCACTATGGATCGGATCAGAAGTCCGCGGACGATGTTGTTCGACAAATTGTGGATGGTGGGGGAACGGCAGTGGCCAGTTCTGCGGATATCACCGAGGAAGCGGATGTCGAGAAATTGTTTGATTTTGCGACCAGCAAATTTGGTGGTCTGGACGCTGTGGTTGCGAACGCGGGGACGGGCGGCGGTGGACCGATCGCCGATGTAAAACTTTCTGATTTTAAGAGACTGCTGGATGTCAATCTGACCGGGGCATTCTTGACGCTTCGTGAAGCGGCCAGACGGCTGAACGAAGATGGGCGACTTGTGTTCGTCTCGTCGCAACTGGCTGAGCGACCACGTATTGGGACCGGTGTCTATTCCGCGACCAAAGCTGCGGTCGACGCGATGATTGTGGCGATGTCGCACGAACTTGGTGGGCGAGGGATTACGGTCAATAGTGTTCGTCCTGGGGCAACCGAGCCCGGGATGTTTGCGGATAGCGACGATGATCGAAAACAGTTCTTCCGCGAACTTTCACCTTTTAAACGCATCGGACATCCAAGCGACATTGCGTCGGTTGTTTCCTTTTTGGCCAGCAAAGAAGCGTGTTGGATCACGGGCCAACATATCCGCGTCGACGGTGGCGCGTCTAACTAA
- a CDS encoding amidohydrolase family protein: MNDRSDFDKRLPLNRRQAIGAIAGGVAAASMTSPVDAADQSSLVVDSHLHCFAGPEDARFPYHERAPYRPGQPATPEFLLERMDGAGVDHAIVVHPEPYQDDHRYLEHCIDIGNGRLKGTCLFFSDQPKSLERLPQFLRQHEDHIVATRLHAYAPGRLPPWGSPELDRLWAIATDAGVAMQVHLEPRYAARLDPYLRRYKETRVIIDHLGRPMQGTPEEHAVVLGWSELPNTVMKLAAIPPQDKYPHRDVAPVIARLAELWGAERLIYGGGFNANTTDASYREYRQKIAAMLPNFSDEDRKKVLGGNAAKLFGFDA; this comes from the coding sequence ATGAACGATCGGTCCGATTTCGACAAACGTCTACCGCTCAACCGAAGGCAAGCCATCGGCGCGATCGCCGGAGGCGTTGCCGCGGCTTCCATGACATCCCCGGTAGATGCGGCCGACCAGTCCTCGTTGGTGGTTGATTCGCATCTTCATTGTTTTGCTGGTCCGGAGGATGCCCGTTTTCCGTATCATGAGCGGGCTCCCTATCGCCCAGGTCAACCTGCAACGCCTGAATTCCTGCTTGAGCGTATGGATGGTGCTGGAGTGGATCATGCGATTGTTGTTCATCCCGAACCCTACCAAGATGACCATCGCTATCTGGAACACTGCATCGACATCGGAAATGGACGATTGAAGGGCACCTGCCTGTTCTTTTCAGACCAGCCGAAATCGCTCGAACGTTTGCCGCAATTTTTAAGGCAGCACGAGGATCATATCGTCGCGACAAGGCTGCATGCGTATGCTCCGGGACGATTGCCACCGTGGGGAAGTCCGGAGCTTGATCGGTTGTGGGCCATCGCTACCGACGCGGGAGTCGCCATGCAGGTCCACTTGGAGCCTCGTTATGCCGCGCGGCTTGATCCCTACTTGCGTCGTTACAAAGAGACGCGTGTTATCATCGACCATCTGGGACGCCCGATGCAAGGGACCCCCGAAGAACACGCTGTCGTGCTGGGATGGTCGGAGCTACCGAACACGGTCATGAAGCTGGCTGCGATTCCTCCGCAGGACAAATATCCCCATCGCGACGTTGCACCGGTCATTGCGAGACTAGCGGAGCTTTGGGGTGCCGAGCGACTGATCTACGGAGGAGGTTTTAACGCCAATACAACAGATGCGTCGTACCGAGAATACCGGCAGAAAATTGCGGCGATGCTTCCCAATTTCAGCGATGAGGATAGGAAGAAAGTTCTTGGTGGAAATGCTGCAAAATTGTTTGGGTTTGATGCCTAA
- a CDS encoding WD40 repeat domain-containing protein, with protein sequence MADKPQTDEPIAALTPQPIGKPIEYERMLWHARFSPDGQWLVAVGQDAKIVRWTVADPTEENGTGLTQGESLTGHNGWICGLAFHPKLSHLYTVDSWGQLACYPYSQPETSEPLWNHQSAHEGWIRTIAIHPTGTRVATGGNDGVVRIWSTVDGAPVSHWAHGSKVMSLAFTPDGKSLVSGDLFGIIRQWDLDTGKSIRELSAVPLYQKHYNQECGGVRRLVFSPQGDRLAATGQKEPKGGFATGTPCVIVFDWATGDVLREMVVGDQNDGFAYDAMFHSSGNVVACSSAFPRKGPFWLWHPESEQALLIDKKLSNGLSLSLHPDGRRLALLTSNAPNGNGRGLKDGEYPGGRSRIVLMQLST encoded by the coding sequence ATGGCTGACAAACCACAAACAGACGAACCGATAGCGGCACTGACGCCGCAGCCGATCGGCAAGCCGATTGAATACGAACGAATGCTCTGGCACGCCCGGTTCTCTCCCGATGGTCAATGGCTTGTCGCCGTCGGGCAAGACGCAAAAATAGTGCGTTGGACGGTGGCCGACCCGACGGAAGAGAACGGTACGGGGCTCACGCAAGGCGAATCGCTAACAGGACATAATGGTTGGATTTGCGGACTCGCCTTCCATCCGAAGCTCAGCCATCTATACACTGTCGATTCCTGGGGGCAGTTAGCCTGTTATCCCTATTCGCAACCGGAAACCAGCGAACCCTTATGGAACCACCAATCCGCGCACGAAGGTTGGATTCGAACGATCGCAATTCATCCGACCGGGACACGGGTCGCCACTGGTGGTAACGATGGAGTCGTGCGGATCTGGTCCACGGTCGATGGTGCTCCCGTTTCCCATTGGGCGCACGGATCAAAAGTGATGAGCCTGGCCTTTACGCCCGATGGCAAAAGCTTGGTCTCGGGCGACTTGTTTGGCATCATTAGGCAATGGGATCTCGATACCGGCAAATCGATTCGTGAACTAAGTGCTGTCCCGCTGTATCAAAAACATTACAACCAAGAATGCGGTGGCGTGCGTCGCTTAGTCTTTAGTCCTCAGGGCGATCGATTGGCTGCGACTGGTCAGAAGGAACCCAAAGGAGGCTTTGCAACGGGCACTCCCTGCGTGATTGTCTTCGACTGGGCTACGGGGGACGTCTTGCGAGAAATGGTCGTTGGCGATCAAAACGATGGATTCGCCTACGATGCCATGTTTCATTCCTCAGGAAACGTTGTTGCCTGTTCTTCTGCTTTCCCCCGCAAGGGACCTTTCTGGTTGTGGCATCCTGAATCCGAACAGGCGTTACTGATCGACAAAAAACTATCCAATGGACTCTCGCTAAGCCTGCACCCCGATGGTAGACGACTTGCGTTATTGACCTCCAACGCTCCCAACGGTAATGGCCGCGGGTTAAAAGACGGAGAATATCCTGGGGGAAGATCGCGAATCGTATTGATGCAACTAAGCACCTGA